One Kitasatospora sp. NBC_01287 DNA window includes the following coding sequences:
- a CDS encoding NUDIX hydrolase, with amino-acid sequence MTADTSTRPVRVRVCVVLVHDGRSFLIRRQRPAGLQLSLPDGPAEHGEDAPTAPRRELLEELGFDTAHLPAPPVLRFARDQETLRPGESAAFRCRHLLLAAHLPTGFHLAVAATEQDDPDQAPVIWVPAAAAACLRLSNEDPADRPEVRHEARRQALVAGCAETTGAVQNANR; translated from the coding sequence GTGACCGCTGACACGAGCACCAGGCCGGTTCGCGTGCGGGTGTGCGTGGTCCTGGTCCACGACGGCCGGTCATTCCTGATCCGCAGGCAGCGCCCCGCCGGCCTGCAGCTCTCCCTGCCCGACGGCCCGGCCGAGCACGGCGAGGACGCGCCGACGGCGCCGCGCCGGGAGCTGCTCGAGGAGCTCGGCTTCGACACCGCCCATCTGCCCGCGCCGCCGGTGCTGCGCTTCGCCCGGGACCAGGAGACGCTACGCCCCGGCGAGAGCGCGGCGTTCCGCTGCCGGCACCTGCTCCTCGCCGCCCACCTGCCGACCGGCTTCCACCTCGCCGTCGCCGCCACCGAGCAGGATGACCCAGACCAGGCACCGGTGATCTGGGTGCCCGCAGCCGCAGCGGCCTGCCTCCGCCTCTCCAACGAGGACCCCGCCGACCGGCCTGAGGTGCGTCACGAGGCACGCCGCCAGGCCCTCGTGGCTGGGTGCGCCGAGACCACCGGCGCCGTGCAGAACGCCAACCGTTGA
- a CDS encoding TetR family transcriptional regulator, translating to MSRWAPDARERLESAALDLFVENGFDETTVAQIADRAGLNRATFFRHFTDKREVLFGGEDVLAGLFADGIRAAAADATFAQCLRAAFAATDPVMTPQRRAKAVQRRRVVAANSELQERGLLKHARIAASISTALRERGTAELTARLGAEVAMLAFAIAAERWIEADDDEPFPPLAQAALGDLQVRAAELDA from the coding sequence GTGAGCAGATGGGCACCGGACGCACGTGAGCGCCTGGAGAGCGCGGCGTTGGACCTGTTCGTGGAGAACGGGTTCGACGAGACCACCGTCGCGCAGATCGCGGATCGCGCCGGTTTGAACCGCGCCACGTTCTTCCGCCACTTCACTGACAAGCGCGAGGTCCTGTTCGGCGGCGAGGACGTACTGGCGGGCCTGTTCGCCGACGGCATCCGCGCCGCCGCCGCGGACGCGACGTTCGCGCAGTGCCTGCGGGCGGCGTTCGCGGCCACCGACCCGGTCATGACCCCGCAGCGGCGGGCCAAGGCCGTCCAGCGCAGGCGGGTGGTCGCGGCCAACAGCGAACTGCAGGAGCGGGGACTGCTCAAGCACGCCCGGATCGCTGCGTCGATCAGCACCGCCCTGCGCGAACGCGGCACGGCCGAGCTGACCGCCCGACTGGGCGCGGAAGTGGCGATGCTCGCCTTCGCCATCGCCGCCGAGCGCTGGATCGAGGCGGACGACGACGAACCGTTCCCGCCCCTCGCCCAAGCGGCCCTGGGCGACCTGCAGGTGCGCGCCGCCGAGCTCGACGCCTGA